One part of the Neoarius graeffei isolate fNeoGra1 chromosome 2, fNeoGra1.pri, whole genome shotgun sequence genome encodes these proteins:
- the LOC132868969 gene encoding carcinoembryonic antigen-related cell adhesion molecule 2-like, which translates to MCVFGSSVRMQVCFLLLLIQLHITEGCWLEGNKYLIEISAYTGGSVLLPCSCTDLQTTPETFTWEKLTTNEKKWVKISPESEQYKERFQLVNDRSSGNLSLLISHLTEEDGGLYSCSVQGSQYTDIRLTVKGCTLNLQPETVTGYVGQSVLLPCSCSELQAKPHNFTWTFLNGSPHKEIFPEDQTNLYTDRVQLFNDHLPGNLSLLISHLTVEDGGRYRCEIRNRISDVRLTVRGKMTFCI; encoded by the exons atgtgtgtgtttgggtccTCAGTAAGAATGCAGGTGTGTTTTCTTCTCCTCCTGATACAGCTTCATATCACTGAAG GCTGCTGGCTGGAAGGAAATAAATACTTAATAGAAATCAGTGCATACACAGGAGGCTCAGTACTGCTGCCCTGCTCCTGCACTGACCTCCAAACCACACCTGAGACATTCACATGGGAGAAACTCACAACAAATGAAAAGAAATGGGTAAAGATATCTCCTGAGAGTGAGCAGTACAAAGAGAGATTTCAGCTGGTTAATGATCGCTCTTCAGGAAATCTCTCTCTGCTCATATCACACCTGACTGAAGAGGATGGAGGACTTTACAGTTGTAGTGTTCAAGGGAGTCAATACACAGACATCAGACTCACTGTTAAAG GTTGCACACTGAATCTACAGCCAGAGACTGTGACTGGATACGTGGGACAGTCTGTCCTTCTGCCCTGCTCCTGCTCTGAACTACAAGCCAAACCACACAATTTCACATGGACGTTTTTAAATGGTTCTCCTCACAAAGAAATCTTCCCAGAGGACCAGACAAATCTCTACACAGACAGAGTTCAGCTCTTTAATGATCATCTTCCAGGAAATCTCTCTCTGCTCATATCACACCTGACTGTAGAGGATGGAGGACGGTACAGGTGTGAGATCAGGAACAGAATCTCAGACGTCCGTCTCACAGTAAGaggtaaaatgaccttctgtataTAA